The sequence CATGGACCAGCGGCTCCAGCAGGCCCAGAGATTCAAAGAGGACGGGAACCGGTGCTACAAGGACGGGCGCTTCAGAGATGCCGTGAGCCGCTACCACCGGGCACTGCTGCAGTTGCGAGGGCTGGACCCCAGTGTACCCTCTCCCCTGCAGGCCTTCGGGCGCGAGCAGCCGCCAGTGACACCTGAACAGGAGAGGGCACTGCATGGCACCCAGACCGACTGCTACAACAACCTGGCTggtgagggatggggggtggctgCTTTCTTGTGACATCACCACTGTGTCCCCCAGGGGTGTCCCAGCTCCCCAGTGACATCGCAGTGCACCCTCCCCCTTCGTGACACCCTGCCGTgcaccctcccccaccatgccctGCTTGTGGGCTCCTTCATCCTCTGGTTGGCactgccaccaccccaccccccacctcctccatggGCTATTCGGCCCCCTGGGTGCCACATCCACCGccatctccctccaccccatgaGCCACTTGAGCCGTGGATCTGCCACCACCATTTCCATCTGTGCGTGCCAGTCTCGTGGTAGTGATGCCACTGTGCTGTTACAGCAGTGACACTCCTTGCCCCCTTGCTCCATCTCACTGGTGctgttcctcccaccccccccagcctgctTGCTCCACATGGAGCCAGTGAACTATGAGCGGGTGAAGGAGTACAGCCTCAAGGTGTTGGAGAGGCAGCCTGAGaaccccaaggccctgtaccgcgCTGGCGTGGCCGCCTACCACCTGCGGGACTATGACCAGGCCCGGCACTATCTCATGGCGGCCTCATGCAGCCAGCCCCGAGgtgagagctggggcagggtcgcTCATGGAGTGGGGGGGACTGGGAGGGTCACCCTTGATTGGGAAGAATCAGGGCCCTGTCTCCACGCAGCAGGGGAGCTGTCCTGCTGCACCCCATCCCGAGGGTGACCCCAAGCCGaagggcagtgggggcaggggcagcaggacagcTACCCAGCTACAACAGCACTGGTGGCAGACACCTCTCGGGGGTAGGCAGCAGGGACATTtcttgggggcaggggacagc is a genomic window of Chrysemys picta bellii isolate R12L10 chromosome 7, ASM1138683v2, whole genome shotgun sequence containing:
- the TTC9C gene encoding tetratricopeptide repeat protein 9C; this encodes MAAQGSSGEAMDQRLQQAQRFKEDGNRCYKDGRFRDAVSRYHRALLQLRGLDPSVPSPLQAFGREQPPVTPEQERALHGTQTDCYNNLAACLLHMEPVNYERVKEYSLKVLERQPENPKALYRAGVAAYHLRDYDQARHYLMAASCSQPRDANVKRYLQLTESQLSTYHQKEKQLYMGMFS